A section of the Rhipicephalus sanguineus isolate Rsan-2018 chromosome 11, BIME_Rsan_1.4, whole genome shotgun sequence genome encodes:
- the LOC119375369 gene encoding uncharacterized protein LOC119375369 has protein sequence MATLGRFDQFIEDGDEDFQSYVERLDHFLKASQVSDDLKVSVFITAIGKKAYKTLKTLLEPEKPENKTYAQLVQTLKEQYVPKTSVIAERFKFNRCFQQDGQAVTAFAVELKRLATSCDFGTFLDDALRDRFVAGLCDKETKAELLKTSKLAFKEACDIARSIELARKESQDFQPKSAQGMISALNRKTDSGKRPPRWREETSGMPAGTRGAEPLHCFRCGSEHEASICKFRTGTHRPQPRGRHQQNCFCRGRPALA, from the exons ATGGCGACGTTGGGAAGGTTCGATCAGTTCATCGAGGACGGTGACGAAGATTTTCAGTCCTACGTGGAGCGGCTCGACCACTTCCTGAAGGCCTCCCAGGTGAGCGACGACCTGAAGGTGTCAGTGTTCATAACGGCAATAGGAAAGAAGGCCTATAAAACTCTGAAAACGTTGCTGGAGCCAGAAAAGCCAGAAAACAAGACGTACGCACAGTTAGTACAGACACTGAAAGAGCAGTACGTTCCCAAAACTTCCGTGATTGCCGAGCGTTTCAAATTCAATCGTTGTTTCCAACAAGATGGGCAAGCGGTGACAGCCTTCGCTGTAGAGCTGAAGCGGTTGGCGACATCCTGTGATTTCGGAACGTTTCTGGACGACGCTTTGCGCGACCGGTTTGTGGCAGGACTTTGTgacaaagaaacaaaagcagaGCTGCTAAAGACAAGCAAGCTGGCTTTTAAAGAGGCCTGCGATATCGCTAGGAGTATCGAGTTGGCCCGGAAAGAAAGCCAGGATTTTCAGCCCAAGTCGGCGCAAGGAATGATCAGCGCCCTTAACCGCAAAACAGATAGCGGGAAACGCCCACCACGCTGGAGAGAAGAAACTTCGGGGATGCCTGCTGGCACCAGGGGGGCGGAACCACTGCACTGTTTCCGATGCGGCTCAGAGCATGAAGCATCTATCTGCAAATTTC GTACCGGAACACACCGACCACAACCACGGGGCAGACACCAGCAGAACTGTTTTTGTCGCGGTCGCCCCGCACTCGCCTGA